In the Palaeococcus pacificus DY20341 genome, one interval contains:
- a CDS encoding glycosyltransferase — MRIAMITPHGDPLGKLGEPDTGGQCVYVKELSRHLGKLGAEVDIFTRQRGGRKEIEHISENVRVIRIECGPEGFIPKEKLMPYLPEFTEKVAEYVEEREYRVVHTHYCDGGFVGLKLKERFGVKMIHTSHSLGILKAKALGDFEPYKERIALEKEIYEKSDAIIATTKIEKNDIATLYEIEESKIHVIPIGVDTGFYRPMGDKDNLKKELNLPEIPLVFALARLDPRKGLDLLIKSVPYIKEHYNGDFLVLLSTGTGAKEEEKEMNKLLALIKELNVEDKVRIIPAIAPVELVPKYYSAADVFVLPSPYEPFGIVMLEAMACKAPMVATKFGGPAEVLQDGYDGFLVDPKNSEEMGAKIAELLREEDKRELFAERAYQKVLSKYSWDSVAKEVLNLFENV; from the coding sequence ATGAGGATAGCCATGATAACACCGCATGGAGATCCATTGGGAAAGTTGGGAGAACCCGATACCGGCGGGCAGTGTGTTTACGTTAAGGAGTTAAGCAGGCATTTGGGGAAGCTTGGGGCTGAAGTGGACATTTTTACAAGGCAAAGGGGAGGAAGAAAGGAAATAGAGCACATAAGCGAAAATGTGAGAGTGATTAGGATAGAGTGTGGACCTGAGGGGTTCATCCCTAAAGAAAAGCTGATGCCATATTTACCAGAGTTTACTGAAAAAGTCGCCGAATATGTAGAAGAGAGAGAATACCGCGTAGTTCACACTCATTACTGCGATGGCGGCTTTGTAGGGTTAAAGCTCAAAGAGCGCTTTGGGGTTAAGATGATTCACACTTCTCACTCTCTCGGAATTTTGAAAGCCAAAGCTTTGGGGGATTTTGAACCATATAAAGAAAGGATTGCCCTTGAAAAGGAGATTTATGAGAAGAGCGATGCAATAATTGCAACGACAAAGATTGAGAAAAATGACATAGCAACGCTTTATGAAATTGAAGAGAGCAAAATTCATGTAATCCCTATAGGCGTTGACACAGGTTTTTACAGACCAATGGGTGATAAGGACAACCTCAAAAAAGAGCTCAACTTGCCTGAAATTCCACTAGTCTTTGCACTGGCAAGGCTTGACCCGAGAAAAGGTCTTGACCTTCTCATAAAGAGCGTTCCCTACATCAAGGAACACTATAACGGAGACTTTTTGGTTCTACTAAGCACCGGTACTGGAGCCAAGGAAGAGGAGAAAGAGATGAACAAGCTTTTGGCTCTAATAAAAGAGCTCAATGTGGAGGATAAAGTAAGGATAATACCCGCAATTGCGCCAGTGGAGCTAGTTCCCAAGTACTACTCAGCGGCTGATGTCTTTGTGCTTCCATCTCCATATGAGCCTTTTGGAATAGTTATGCTTGAGGCGATGGCATGCAAAGCTCCAATGGTTGCGACAAAGTTTGGAGGGCCAGCAGAGGTGCTCCAAGACGGTTATGACGGCTTTTTAGTCGATCCAAAAAACTCGGAAGAGATGGGAGCTAAGATTGCAGAGCTTTTGAGAGAGGAAGATAAGAGGGAGCTCTTTGCAGAAAGGGCTTATCAAAAAGTGCTCAGCAAGTATTCATGGGACAGCGTTGCAAAAGAAGTGTTAAATCTCTTTGAGAACGTTTAA
- a CDS encoding carbohydrate kinase family protein, with amino-acid sequence MKDILSIGEVLVDLKIIGGKMGLHTGGSALNLSFYAEQAGAKVKFIGAIGNDFLAEHIEEELKRLNFSQRPIRVDASTTLVLIKAEGEKLTPIIYRAADRMLSYEIIDANWERAEIVHTSAFALSLEPASTAILRALERAKEEGALISVDPNYRRKIWRTWGAGKEALLKAISMADIVKPSIEDAQELFGVKTPQEALDAFKLAGAKNIILSMGGRGVIALTEENEIIKVPAKNVRVCEPTGAGDSLFGTILAKFSKGWSLKEAIEEGVKVAAKVVSRPGTLVKVD; translated from the coding sequence ATGAAGGACATACTATCCATTGGAGAGGTGCTGGTAGACTTAAAAATTATCGGCGGTAAGATGGGCCTCCACACAGGGGGTTCCGCTCTCAACCTTTCATTTTACGCTGAACAAGCGGGAGCAAAGGTGAAGTTCATTGGAGCCATTGGAAACGACTTTTTAGCAGAGCACATAGAAGAGGAGCTTAAAAGATTAAACTTCAGTCAGAGGCCTATAAGAGTGGATGCAAGCACGACTCTTGTTTTGATAAAAGCTGAGGGAGAAAAGCTGACCCCGATAATATACCGCGCCGCTGATAGGATGTTAAGTTATGAGATAATAGATGCCAATTGGGAAAGGGCTGAGATAGTCCATACCTCAGCTTTTGCGCTCTCTCTTGAGCCAGCGAGCACTGCCATACTAAGGGCTTTGGAGAGAGCAAAAGAGGAGGGTGCTTTAATCAGCGTTGACCCAAACTATAGGAGAAAAATTTGGAGAACGTGGGGGGCAGGGAAAGAGGCCCTGCTTAAGGCAATTTCCATGGCGGATATAGTAAAGCCTTCAATAGAAGATGCCCAAGAGCTTTTTGGGGTCAAAACACCGCAAGAGGCTTTAGACGCTTTTAAGCTGGCTGGAGCAAAAAACATAATCCTGAGCATGGGTGGGAGAGGAGTTATAGCACTAACTGAGGAAAACGAAATAATTAAAGTTCCAGCTAAAAATGTAAGAGTTTGTGAGCCAACCGGTGCAGGTGATTCGCTATTCGGGACAATTTTAGCAAAGTTCTCAAAGGGCTGGAGCTTAAAGGAGGCCATAGAAGAAGGCGTAAAAGTAGCAGCTAAAGTGGTGAGCAGACCCGGAACACTTGTAAAAGTAGATTAA
- a CDS encoding carbamoyltransferase family protein, with translation MIIGIHDGHDAGAVLIDGEKIYAVNEERLNRVKKYRGFPELSLKKVLEMAQATPEDIELIAVAGIFRKRSRLLELEANLKAIFGNEFKRKILFVEHHLAHSASAYYTSGWREALALSIDAAGDGLSSSIYIGRDGEMIRISQSTYLDSLGDFYASITELLGFKPMRHEGKVMSLAAYGEPTYDLSNIIELNGLSFDNKLGLIGVEATKKLAELFSYPLSKAKEIALQMKKGSLEGEIQRKAIEIAASAQKHLEELVDELGIKLTEYGLPLAYAGGVAQNVKANAVLRAHFPDIWVFPAMDDGGLALGAALFVKAQFERLDGKWKPFKLEHVYLGPSYDEEQIETVLKEEGVKYEEVGDVPSFVADSLVEGRLVGYFQGAMEYGPRALGNRSILADPRDEGVKKKLNVALNRDVFQPFAPSMLEERIDEYLEDAYPNKFMTMSYMATERMIEEAPAVVHIDGTTRPQTLTNEDNLRYYEIIKRFEKATGVGIVLNTSFNMHGEPIVCSPQDALKSFRKAKLDILVLESFVIHF, from the coding sequence ATGATAATAGGAATCCACGACGGCCACGATGCGGGAGCAGTGCTAATCGACGGGGAAAAAATCTATGCAGTTAACGAGGAGCGTTTGAATAGGGTTAAGAAGTACCGCGGCTTCCCTGAGCTCAGCTTAAAGAAAGTCCTCGAGATGGCCCAAGCTACTCCAGAGGATATTGAACTTATAGCGGTAGCTGGTATATTTAGAAAGCGCTCCCGGCTTCTGGAGCTTGAAGCTAACCTCAAAGCGATTTTTGGGAATGAATTCAAGAGAAAAATCCTCTTTGTCGAGCACCATCTAGCTCACTCAGCCTCAGCATACTACACCTCTGGCTGGAGAGAGGCGTTAGCTCTAAGCATAGACGCGGCTGGTGACGGATTGAGCTCTTCCATTTACATTGGAAGAGATGGTGAGATGATTAGGATTTCCCAGAGCACTTATCTAGACTCCTTAGGTGACTTCTATGCCTCCATTACGGAGCTTTTGGGCTTCAAGCCCATGCGTCACGAAGGTAAAGTGATGAGCTTGGCCGCTTATGGGGAGCCGACCTACGACCTCTCGAACATAATAGAGCTCAACGGGCTAAGCTTTGATAATAAGCTGGGCCTAATTGGGGTTGAGGCAACTAAAAAGCTTGCTGAACTTTTTAGCTATCCCTTATCAAAGGCTAAGGAAATAGCGCTGCAGATGAAGAAAGGCAGTCTTGAAGGTGAAATCCAAAGAAAGGCCATCGAGATAGCGGCTTCTGCTCAAAAACATCTTGAAGAGCTTGTAGATGAACTCGGTATTAAGCTCACTGAATATGGCCTTCCATTAGCTTATGCTGGCGGCGTTGCCCAAAATGTCAAAGCTAACGCTGTCCTTAGAGCCCACTTCCCTGATATTTGGGTATTTCCCGCTATGGACGACGGTGGCTTAGCTTTGGGAGCAGCTCTCTTCGTGAAGGCCCAGTTTGAGAGACTCGATGGAAAATGGAAGCCATTCAAACTTGAACACGTCTATTTGGGCCCATCTTACGATGAGGAGCAAATTGAAACAGTATTGAAAGAAGAGGGCGTTAAATATGAGGAAGTGGGAGATGTTCCTTCTTTTGTTGCTGATTCCTTAGTTGAGGGCAGGCTCGTAGGCTACTTCCAAGGTGCTATGGAGTATGGGCCAAGGGCTTTGGGCAACCGCTCCATTTTGGCCGACCCACGGGATGAGGGCGTTAAGAAGAAGCTAAACGTAGCTTTGAATAGGGACGTTTTCCAGCCCTTTGCTCCTTCAATGCTTGAGGAGCGCATAGATGAATACCTTGAAGATGCCTATCCCAACAAGTTCATGACGATGAGTTATATGGCAACGGAGAGAATGATTGAGGAAGCGCCAGCCGTTGTTCACATCGATGGGACTACAAGGCCTCAAACGCTGACGAATGAAGACAACCTAAGGTATTATGAAATCATTAAACGCTTTGAAAAAGCCACGGGCGTTGGAATCGTATTAAACACGAGCTTCAACATGCATGGAGAACCCATAGTGTGCTCGCCTCAAGATGCACTGAAGAGCTTTAGAAAAGCAAAGCTCGATATTTTGGTTTTAGAGAGCTTTGTTATCCACTTTTAA
- a CDS encoding TatD family hydrolase, whose amino-acid sequence MIILDNHFHVDPYKGLFLEAVKQFHRAGGTHLNVVYKTAHDYGFEGMKAEDFIKAMDFHIKLVEKINKETEVRAFAVVGVHPAEFVYLAEKKGLEYAKSEVMRALEYAQKLCLERKAIAIGEIGRPHYEVSEEVWEASIELMKYGMSLAKEADCAVQLHTESFNEEKFRELGKIVKEVGIKPYRVVKHFSPPLVKVAKEVGVFPSIIASKKNIAEAIKQGNRFMMETDYIDDKRRPGAVLGPKTVPKRTKAFLQNGLFSEEDVYKIHMENPKKVYGVELEE is encoded by the coding sequence ATGATAATCCTTGATAATCACTTTCATGTTGACCCCTACAAAGGGCTGTTCCTCGAGGCAGTCAAACAGTTTCACCGCGCTGGGGGAACGCATCTAAACGTTGTCTACAAAACGGCCCATGACTATGGCTTTGAAGGAATGAAAGCGGAGGACTTCATTAAAGCTATGGACTTCCACATAAAGCTTGTCGAAAAGATAAATAAAGAAACTGAAGTTAGAGCGTTCGCCGTTGTCGGCGTCCACCCAGCGGAGTTCGTGTATTTAGCCGAGAAAAAAGGCCTTGAATATGCAAAAAGCGAAGTTATGAGGGCGTTAGAGTACGCGCAAAAGCTCTGCCTCGAGAGAAAGGCGATAGCCATAGGCGAGATTGGGAGGCCGCACTATGAGGTAAGCGAAGAGGTATGGGAGGCGAGCATTGAGCTCATGAAGTATGGGATGAGCCTTGCTAAAGAAGCTGACTGCGCTGTCCAACTGCATACGGAGAGTTTCAACGAGGAAAAGTTTAGAGAGCTTGGAAAAATCGTTAAAGAAGTTGGCATAAAGCCATACCGCGTTGTGAAGCACTTCTCGCCGCCGCTCGTCAAGGTCGCCAAAGAAGTAGGGGTCTTCCCATCGATTATAGCGAGCAAAAAGAACATCGCAGAGGCAATAAAACAGGGAAACCGCTTTATGATGGAGACGGACTATATAGACGACAAGAGAAGGCCGGGAGCGGTTTTAGGGCCTAAAACCGTGCCAAAGAGGACAAAAGCCTTCCTCCAAAACGGCCTCTTTAGCGAGGAGGACGTTTACAAAATCCACATGGAGAACCCGAAAAAAGTGTATGGAGTGGAGCTGGAGGAATAA
- a CDS encoding deoxyhypusine synthase gives MKINLDDQKVVKDIKIEKGMTADEIVRELFESGGFTAKKFALAVDILEKMMKEEKIFRFLSFPACIMATGTKGILVELVKRKLFDAIITTCGTLDHDLARLWKPYYHGSFLMDDKELRHQGINRLGNVLVPNDSYWVVEEKLQKILQEIYDEGKRRLATYELIWEIGKRLENEEGKENSLIYWAYKNKIPIFVPGITDGAVGYQIWMFAQDKSDFIIDVFRDESKLDEIMATLDAENIKSSALMLGGGISKHHTIWWNQFYKEGLDYAVYITTAPEWDGSLSGARLREAVSWGKVREDARYVTVEGDVTVLLPFMVAALFERL, from the coding sequence ATGAAGATTAACTTAGATGATCAGAAGGTTGTTAAGGATATTAAAATTGAGAAAGGCATGACTGCTGACGAGATAGTTAGGGAGCTCTTTGAGAGCGGGGGCTTTACCGCTAAAAAGTTCGCCTTAGCTGTTGATATACTCGAGAAGATGATGAAGGAAGAGAAAATCTTCCGCTTCTTGAGCTTTCCTGCGTGCATCATGGCTACAGGAACAAAGGGAATTCTGGTAGAGCTCGTTAAGAGAAAGCTCTTTGATGCGATAATTACAACCTGCGGCACTTTAGACCACGACTTAGCGCGCTTGTGGAAGCCTTACTACCACGGGAGCTTTTTGATGGACGATAAGGAGCTCAGGCATCAAGGCATAAACAGGTTGGGCAACGTCTTAGTGCCAAACGACAGCTATTGGGTAGTGGAGGAGAAGCTTCAAAAGATTCTTCAAGAAATTTACGATGAAGGGAAGAGGAGATTAGCTACTTATGAGCTCATATGGGAGATTGGCAAACGCTTGGAGAATGAGGAGGGCAAAGAAAACTCGCTAATCTACTGGGCTTATAAAAACAAAATCCCAATCTTCGTGCCGGGTATTACGGATGGAGCAGTCGGTTACCAGATATGGATGTTTGCTCAGGACAAGAGCGACTTTATCATTGACGTATTTAGAGACGAGAGCAAGCTCGATGAGATAATGGCCACCCTTGATGCCGAGAACATCAAGAGCAGTGCCTTAATGCTTGGAGGAGGTATAAGCAAGCACCACACAATCTGGTGGAACCAGTTCTACAAGGAGGGACTTGACTACGCCGTTTACATCACCACCGCTCCAGAGTGGGATGGATCTTTAAGCGGCGCGCGCTTGAGGGAGGCTGTATCCTGGGGAAAAGTTAGAGAAGATGCGCGCTATGTAACCGTTGAAGGCGATGTAACTGTTTTGCTGCCCTTCATGGTGGCGGCGCTCTTTGAGAGGTTATGA
- a CDS encoding MBL fold metallo-hydrolase, producing the protein MVVINGIGLDSSAKVAFQSHAHTDHFVSGDMIVSTKATKYLSHLRKGGFYKVHPLGKSFYIGDYKAKLLPAGHMLGSAQIYIEFDEFSLLYTGDVKWFKLRTAEKSRFKKADVLIIEATFGVPHFNFPSPREAEKKLIAFIEEALDMKKTPTLYANQMGKAQELLKILDVHGYTVKASREIIKVAKVYEKFGISFHNIDRDGEVVLRGFRSVKPENGLHPSELFVSGFGSLKLSNHADFWELMRIVEKVKPEKIYTRYGYAKEFAKILRGLGYDAHPMDERKELEILFSKS; encoded by the coding sequence ATGGTTGTTATAAACGGCATAGGACTCGACTCTTCAGCTAAAGTGGCCTTTCAGAGCCATGCTCATACCGACCACTTCGTTAGTGGGGATATGATAGTTTCAACGAAAGCAACTAAATATCTGAGCCATCTTCGAAAGGGCGGCTTCTACAAGGTTCACCCCTTAGGAAAGAGCTTTTACATTGGGGATTACAAAGCTAAGCTACTCCCAGCTGGGCACATGCTCGGCTCTGCTCAAATCTACATTGAGTTTGACGAGTTTTCCCTTTTGTACACTGGAGATGTAAAATGGTTTAAGCTTCGCACCGCTGAAAAGAGCCGATTTAAAAAGGCCGATGTTTTGATAATTGAAGCCACTTTTGGAGTGCCGCACTTTAACTTTCCCTCGCCGAGAGAAGCAGAGAAGAAGTTAATCGCGTTCATCGAAGAGGCTTTGGATATGAAAAAGACGCCCACTCTATATGCTAATCAAATGGGGAAAGCACAGGAGCTTTTGAAAATCCTCGATGTGCATGGTTATACCGTTAAAGCTTCGCGTGAGATTATTAAAGTTGCCAAAGTTTACGAAAAGTTTGGAATTAGTTTCCACAATATCGATAGAGATGGAGAAGTGGTTTTGAGAGGCTTTAGGAGTGTGAAGCCTGAAAATGGTTTACATCCTTCTGAGCTCTTTGTTTCAGGTTTTGGGAGCTTAAAGCTGAGCAATCATGCTGATTTCTGGGAGCTTATGCGTATTGTGGAAAAAGTCAAGCCTGAAAAAATATACACGCGATATGGTTATGCTAAAGAGTTTGCTAAGATTTTGCGCGGTTTAGGGTATGATGCCCATCCTATGGACGAAAGAAAGGAGTTAGAAATTTTATTTTCAAAAAGCTAA
- the sfsA gene encoding DNA/RNA nuclease SfsA yields MKIIAKLNIVECEFLERLNRFVGLVKINGEIKRALITNTGRLEEFMVTGRKAFCMPKLGGKTDCILIGFAEENGRGAIIDTRTQARAFEKAVEKGMISWLKDCRIKRKEVKVGKSRLDYLFEGPNGEVWAEMKSAVLREGKYAMYPDCPSVRGQKHIKELIELKEKGSKAMILFIGALPGVEKFKPYEKGDPKIAELLREAKAKGVEIRAICISLLPSGEIVLENDSLKVEV; encoded by the coding sequence ATGAAAATAATAGCCAAGCTTAACATTGTAGAGTGTGAATTTTTGGAGAGGCTTAATCGATTTGTTGGTTTAGTCAAGATTAACGGCGAGATTAAGAGGGCGTTGATTACCAACACTGGGCGTTTGGAGGAGTTTATGGTCACGGGGAGGAAAGCTTTCTGCATGCCAAAACTAGGAGGTAAGACGGATTGTATTTTGATAGGCTTTGCAGAAGAAAATGGAAGAGGGGCGATAATTGATACAAGAACTCAAGCGAGGGCTTTTGAAAAAGCTGTTGAAAAAGGCATGATTTCTTGGCTTAAAGACTGTCGAATAAAGCGCAAGGAAGTTAAAGTGGGAAAATCTCGCTTGGATTATCTCTTTGAGGGTCCTAATGGAGAAGTGTGGGCCGAGATGAAAAGTGCCGTTCTGAGAGAAGGCAAATATGCCATGTATCCCGACTGCCCTAGTGTTAGGGGGCAGAAGCATATTAAAGAGCTTATAGAGCTTAAAGAAAAAGGCTCGAAGGCGATGATACTCTTTATAGGTGCCCTTCCAGGGGTTGAGAAGTTCAAGCCATACGAAAAAGGCGATCCTAAAATAGCTGAGCTCCTAAGAGAAGCAAAAGCCAAAGGCGTTGAAATAAGGGCGATATGCATAAGTCTCCTGCCGAGCGGTGAGATTGTGCTGGAAAACGATAGTTTAAAGGTTGAGGTCTAA
- a CDS encoding M42 family metallopeptidase → MVDYELLKKIVEAPGVTGYEFMGVKDVVIEAFKDYVDEITVDKLGNVIAHKKGDGPKVMLAAHMDQIGLMVTHIEKNGFLRVAPVGGIDPRTLIAQRFKVWIDKDKFIYGVGGSVPPHIQKPEERTKAPTWDQVFIDIGAESKEEAEEMGVKVGTIITWDGRLERLGKHRLVSIAFDDRIAVYTLVEAARKLKDVNADIYFVATVQEEVGLRGAKVSAFGIEPDYGFAIDVTIAADVPGTPEHKHVTKLGKGTAIKIMDRSVICHPTVVRWMEEIAKKYEIPYQWDILLGGGTDAGAIHLNKSGVPTGAISVPSRYIHSNAEVVDERDVDAGVELMVKVLEHIHELTI, encoded by the coding sequence ATGGTGGACTATGAGCTTTTGAAAAAGATTGTTGAAGCCCCGGGTGTTACTGGCTATGAGTTTATGGGAGTTAAAGATGTTGTAATTGAGGCCTTCAAGGACTATGTCGATGAAATTACCGTTGATAAGCTTGGAAACGTTATTGCACACAAGAAAGGTGACGGGCCAAAGGTAATGCTCGCAGCACACATGGACCAAATAGGTCTTATGGTAACTCACATCGAAAAGAACGGATTTTTAAGGGTTGCTCCTGTGGGAGGAATTGACCCCAGAACCTTAATCGCCCAAAGGTTTAAGGTCTGGATTGACAAGGATAAATTCATCTATGGTGTTGGAGGAAGTGTTCCACCACACATCCAAAAGCCCGAAGAGAGGACAAAAGCACCAACGTGGGATCAAGTTTTCATTGACATTGGTGCCGAGAGCAAAGAAGAAGCTGAAGAGATGGGAGTTAAGGTTGGAACGATAATCACATGGGACGGCAGGCTCGAGCGCTTGGGCAAGCACCGCCTTGTCAGCATAGCCTTTGACGACAGAATAGCTGTGTACACATTAGTTGAAGCAGCTAGGAAGCTCAAAGATGTTAACGCGGACATTTACTTTGTTGCCACAGTTCAAGAAGAAGTTGGCCTTAGGGGAGCAAAGGTTTCCGCTTTTGGAATTGAACCCGACTACGGCTTTGCAATAGACGTAACAATAGCAGCAGACGTTCCCGGAACACCAGAGCACAAGCATGTCACAAAGCTTGGAAAGGGAACCGCCATAAAGATAATGGACCGCTCAGTTATCTGCCACCCAACAGTTGTTAGGTGGATGGAGGAGATTGCCAAGAAATACGAAATTCCATACCAATGGGACATCCTCCTCGGTGGAGGAACCGATGCAGGAGCAATTCACCTCAACAAGAGCGGTGTTCCAACAGGTGCAATTAGCGTTCCATCAAGGTACATTCACTCAAATGCTGAAGTTGTAGACGAGAGGGACGTCGATGCTGGAGTTGAGCTGATGGTCAAAGTTCTGGAGCACATCCACGAGCTTACGATTTGA
- the pyrH gene encoding UMP kinase has protein sequence MRVVFDIGGSVLVPDKPDIDFIKRIAYQLTKISEDHEVAVVVGGGKVARDYIKAAKTFTPNETFKDYIGIHITRANAMLLIAALGEKAYPFVVQDFRKAWEVMQVKKVPIMGGTHPGHTTDAVAALLAEYLQADLLVVVTNVDGVYDSDPKKNPDAKKLEKISTKELVEIAMQSESKAGGSGVVDALAAKFIERGKIKVYIIGKDDALNLFEVVKGKHSGTVVEP, from the coding sequence ATGAGAGTAGTGTTCGACATAGGAGGCTCTGTTCTAGTTCCAGATAAGCCAGACATTGATTTTATTAAGAGGATTGCGTATCAGCTCACAAAAATAAGTGAAGATCATGAAGTGGCTGTTGTAGTTGGTGGAGGAAAAGTTGCAAGGGATTACATTAAAGCGGCCAAGACATTCACACCAAACGAGACGTTCAAAGACTATATTGGAATACACATCACAAGGGCAAATGCCATGCTCTTAATAGCCGCCCTGGGTGAGAAAGCATATCCATTCGTTGTACAGGACTTTAGAAAAGCCTGGGAGGTCATGCAGGTTAAGAAAGTCCCCATAATGGGAGGAACCCATCCAGGACATACAACGGATGCAGTAGCGGCGCTCTTAGCAGAGTACCTGCAAGCTGACCTTTTGGTGGTCGTTACAAACGTGGATGGGGTTTACGACAGTGACCCAAAGAAAAACCCTGATGCAAAGAAGCTTGAGAAGATAAGCACGAAAGAACTCGTGGAAATAGCCATGCAGAGCGAGAGCAAAGCTGGTGGAAGCGGTGTAGTCGATGCTCTAGCAGCAAAGTTTATAGAAAGAGGAAAGATTAAAGTTTACATAATCGGAAAGGATGATGCCCTTAACCTCTTTGAGGTCGTTAAAGGAAAGCACAGCGGAACGGTAGTTGAACCTTAA
- a CDS encoding DUF1614 domain-containing protein — MRRRYFFPPLALPFLLLLVLLLPILFFLFAGTITLAFQRLGLPLPVAYTLFWAALIGSFINLPITEVTSYGPIVKVKEVSFFGITYPIPYVDWGEQKTVIAVNVGGALVPLSIVTYEVLRLILIQDYSLLAKALVATLIASVIIHSFARPVRGLGIAVPTLIPPLVAIALALIIGDNKPLVAYMSGTMGVLIGADLMNMDKIKQLGAPMASIGGAGTFDGIFLAGILAVLLV; from the coding sequence ATGAGAAGGCGTTACTTCTTCCCGCCATTAGCGCTTCCGTTTTTACTCCTCCTAGTGCTGCTACTCCCAATTCTCTTTTTCCTATTCGCTGGAACGATAACTTTAGCATTTCAGCGATTAGGGTTGCCTCTCCCTGTAGCATACACCCTCTTTTGGGCCGCACTAATAGGGAGCTTCATAAACCTCCCAATCACGGAGGTAACTAGTTATGGACCCATAGTTAAGGTAAAAGAAGTTTCCTTCTTTGGAATAACGTATCCTATCCCCTACGTGGATTGGGGGGAGCAGAAAACGGTTATAGCTGTTAATGTTGGGGGAGCATTAGTTCCGCTGAGCATCGTTACCTATGAAGTTCTAAGATTGATTTTGATCCAGGACTACTCCTTGCTTGCAAAAGCTCTCGTGGCAACATTAATAGCGAGTGTAATAATTCACTCCTTTGCAAGGCCTGTAAGGGGTTTAGGCATAGCTGTTCCAACATTAATTCCTCCACTCGTTGCAATTGCCTTGGCTCTAATAATAGGAGATAACAAACCCTTAGTTGCATATATGAGCGGAACGATGGGAGTTCTTATTGGCGCTGATTTGATGAATATGGATAAGATAAAACAGCTCGGGGCTCCAATGGCAAGCATAGGCGGTGCAGGAACTTTCGACGGTATATTCTTAGCGGGAATACTTGCAGTTTTACTAGTGTAA
- a CDS encoding ASCH domain-containing protein, whose product MRGLIVREPYATWIVEGKKIWEIRKQNTKIRGEILIINKRRALGKVRLVDVLGPFTAEELVKHKDKHLADYEFLKSYSKGKPLYAWVLSDAEKFDNPKKVEIANGAQIWANVRRLKI is encoded by the coding sequence ATGAGAGGCTTAATTGTTAGAGAACCCTACGCAACATGGATTGTTGAGGGAAAAAAGATTTGGGAGATTAGAAAGCAGAACACCAAAATTAGGGGAGAGATTTTGATAATCAACAAGAGGAGGGCCTTAGGCAAGGTCAGGCTTGTCGACGTCCTCGGCCCCTTCACGGCTGAGGAGCTCGTAAAGCATAAGGACAAACACTTAGCTGATTATGAGTTTTTAAAATCATACTCAAAGGGCAAACCTCTCTATGCTTGGGTCTTGAGTGATGCCGAAAAGTTTGACAATCCAAAAAAGGTCGAGATAGCTAACGGCGCTCAGATATGGGCCAACGTTAGGAGGTTGAAAATATGA